Proteins encoded in a region of the Rutidosis leptorrhynchoides isolate AG116_Rl617_1_P2 chromosome 9, CSIRO_AGI_Rlap_v1, whole genome shotgun sequence genome:
- the LOC139868323 gene encoding uncharacterized protein encodes MREPTTEDIKRLYEAHEDIHGLPGMMESIDCMHWAWGRCPVAWKGQFTRGDHKVPTIMLEAVASYDNWIWHAFFGVAGSNNDLNVLNASNLFNSMLNEETEDIPFTVNGVEYKRGYYLADGIYPGWVSFVKAFSSANDEKRKYFSKKQAAARKDVERTFGILQGRWHILQQPARAYSVNVMKQMMYTCIILHNIIVKDNGFALTENDWVYEPVHNMQTTWIEKCESYRRRTKELRDREVHEGLRSDLVKHVWANHETSESETESD; translated from the coding sequence atgcgAGAGCCTACCACGGAAGATATCAAAAGATTGTATGAAGCTCACGAAGATATTCACGGTTTACCTGGAATGATGGAAAGtatagattgtatgcattgggcatgGGGAAGATGTCCCGTTGCATGGAAAGGTCAATTTACTCGAGGCGATCACAAAGTTCCAACTATTATGCTAGAAGCTGTAGCCTCATATGATAACTGGATTTGGCATGCTTTCTTTGGGGTTGCGGGTTCAAACAACGACTTAAACGTCTTGAACGCTAGTAATCTCTTCAACTCAATGCTTAATGAAGAAACAGAAGATATTCCTTTTACTGTAAATGGGGTTGAGTACAAAAGAGGATATTATCTAGCGGACGGTATATATCCCGGGTGGGTATCATTTGTTAAGGCGTTTTCAAGTGCAAATGATGAAAAACGTAAGTACTTTTCGAAGAAACAAGCAGCGGCACGCAAGGATGTTGAGAGGACTTTTGGTATTTTACAGGGGCGTTGGCATATACTACAACAACCAGCAAGGGCATATAGCGTCAATGTAATGAAACAAATGATGTATACGTGCATTATCTTACACAACATAATTGTTAAAGATAATGGTTTTGCTCTAACCGAAAATGATTGGGTTTACGAACCCGTTCATAATATGCAAACAACTTGGATCGAGAAGTGCGAATCTTACAGGAGGAGGACGAAAGAATTACGAGATAGGGAAGTGCATGAGGGCCTACGGTCGGATTTGGTTAAACATGTATGGGCTAATCATGAGACGTCGGAGTCAGAGACGGAGTCGGATTAA
- the LOC139866639 gene encoding uncharacterized protein has translation MRILLRPPCLNSSQSHKPNFHFSYSSSSSSSSSSSSSSLCYSFFTLKPFNKRFHFLNPPCSSLKQTKKQPTLKTNVPPPQSSFRRLLNLNNKDDNNSGGNGNGNGNGDDENETAIKGTIVAGLLLLGVVGGFGSVGYIYRDQINAFLIQFSSFIEGYGPAGYALFVAVYAGLEVLAIPAIPLTMSAGLLFGSVTGTILVSISGTVAASVAFLIARYFARDRILKMVEGNKKFLAIDKAIGENGFRVVTLLRLSPLLPFSLGNYLYGLTSVKFVPYVLGSWLGMLPGTWAYVSAGAFGRAIIQEESELGLAGGTNQLLTLGVGLLATALAATYVTRLAKDAMKDIE, from the exons ATGCGCATCCTTTTGAGGCCACCATGCCTCAACTCATCTCAATCTCACAAACCCAATTTCCATTTttcttattcatcatcatcatcatcatcatcatcatcatcttcttcttctttatgTTATAGTTTCTTTACTTTGAAACCTTTCAATAAAAGATTTCATTTCTTGAACCCACCTTGTTCTTCACTTAAACAAACCAAAAAACAACCAACACTTAAAACTAATGTCCCACCCCCACAAAGCAGTTTTAGAAGACTTTTGAATttgaataataaagatgataataatagtggtggtaatggaaatggaaatggaaatggtGATGATGAAAATGAGACTGCAATTAAAGGAACAATTGTTGCTGGTTTATTGCTTTTAGGTGTTGTTGGTGGATTTGGGTCTGTTGGGTATATCTATAGAGATCAGATTAATGCTTTCTTGATTCAATTTTCAAGCtttattgaag GATATGGCCCTGCTGGATATGCGCTTTTTGTTGCAGTCTACGCTGGCCTGGAA GTACTTGCTATACCCGCAATCCCGTTGACGATGTCAGCTGGTCTTCTATTTGGCTCGGTCACTGGCACAATACTTGTTTCCATTAGTGGGACT GTAGCGGCAAGTGTTGCGTTTCTAATTGCTAGATACTTTGCTCGTGATCGTATACTTAAAATGGTTGAAGGAAACAAGAAATTTCTTGCAATTGATAAAGCGATTGGAGAAAATGGTTTCAGAGTTGTTACCCTTCTCCGTTTGAGCCCATTGCTCCCGTTTTCTCTTGGAAATTACCTCTACGGACTTACATCGGTCAAGTTTGTCCCGTACGTCTTGGGAAG TTGGTTAGGGATGCTACCTGGAACATGGGCTTATGTTAGCGCCGGTGCATTTGGCCGAGCAATCATT CAAGAAGAATCTGAGTTAGGTTTAGCAGGGGGGACTAATCAGCTACTGACACTGGGTGTGGGACTACTAGCCACAGCACTGGCTGCAACCTACGTCACACGGTTAGCCAAG GATGCCATGAAAGACATTGAATAA